One window from the genome of Myxococcales bacterium encodes:
- a CDS encoding XTP/dITP diphosphatase, with protein sequence MKLFVATRNKGKLREIEDLLMGLDVQIFSYDDFPDLSETLEDCDSFRENAMKKGREAALATGILSLADDSGLMVDALGGAPGVHSARYAGKQGDHAANNSKLLDEMRTIPCGRRTARFVCFMALISPDGRTWESEGICEGIIARDFAGSGGFGFDPLFYLPEFGKTMAELDLRVKNSISHRGRALQQIRAILIEILSEKGNG encoded by the coding sequence ATGAAACTTTTCGTTGCGACGAGAAATAAGGGAAAACTTAGAGAAATAGAGGATCTTCTGATGGGGCTCGATGTGCAGATTTTTTCGTATGACGATTTCCCTGATCTTTCCGAAACTCTCGAGGACTGTGACAGCTTTCGCGAAAATGCGATGAAGAAAGGGCGCGAGGCGGCCCTTGCAACCGGAATCTTATCCCTCGCCGACGATTCAGGATTAATGGTCGATGCGCTGGGAGGCGCCCCAGGCGTTCATTCCGCGCGCTATGCCGGCAAGCAGGGGGATCATGCGGCCAACAACTCAAAGCTGCTCGATGAAATGCGAACGATTCCCTGCGGCAGGCGCACTGCGAGGTTTGTCTGCTTTATGGCGCTCATCTCTCCAGACGGCAGAACGTGGGAGAGTGAAGGGATTTGTGAAGGGATTATAGCGCGCGATTTTGCTGGAAGCGGCGGCTTTGGCTTCGACCCCCTCTTCTATCTCCCCGAATTCGGCAAAACCATGGCAGAACTGGATCTGCGGGTGAAAAACAGCATAAGCCACAGGGGGCGCGCTCTGCAGCAAATAAGGGCGATTTTGATTGAAATTTTGTCGGAAAAAGGGAATGGATAA
- a CDS encoding glycosyltransferase, with protein MKPLVSVIIPTYQRRIFVCDAIRSVVSQSFSDIEIIVVDDGSDDGTRSAVSAIEDDRIIYLWQKHAGVSSARNEGVLNSRGKFVAFLDSDDVWLPEKIEKQLAFMNELPADSICQTEEIWIRDGRRMNPSNHHKKHSGWIFRECLPLCIVSPSAVMMERRIFDDLGGFDENLPACEDYDLWLRASLRHQIFTMDEALIVKRGGHSDQLSKQWGLDIHRVSALQKILSDPLLTDEYAKLVRADIVRRSKILADGAKKRGNLEMFEKYARLCDESLSPSS; from the coding sequence ATGAAGCCACTGGTCAGCGTTATAATTCCAACATATCAGAGGAGGATTTTTGTTTGCGATGCAATCCGTTCGGTCGTATCGCAGAGTTTTTCCGATATCGAAATCATCGTGGTCGACGATGGCAGCGACGATGGGACCAGAAGCGCCGTTTCAGCGATAGAGGATGACCGGATAATCTATCTTTGGCAGAAACACGCAGGCGTTTCCTCCGCGCGAAACGAGGGGGTTTTAAATTCAAGGGGAAAGTTTGTCGCGTTCCTCGATTCCGACGATGTATGGCTTCCGGAAAAAATCGAAAAACAACTGGCCTTCATGAACGAGCTTCCAGCCGATTCGATATGCCAGACTGAGGAAATCTGGATTCGCGACGGAAGAAGGATGAACCCCAGCAACCATCACAAAAAACATTCCGGCTGGATTTTTAGGGAGTGCCTTCCTCTTTGTATCGTTTCACCTTCCGCCGTCATGATGGAACGTAGGATATTCGACGACCTCGGCGGTTTCGATGAAAATCTTCCGGCATGCGAAGATTACGACCTCTGGCTGCGCGCCTCCTTGCGCCACCAGATATTCACGATGGATGAGGCTCTCATCGTAAAACGCGGCGGTCACAGCGATCAACTGTCGAAACAGTGGGGGCTGGATATCCACAGGGTCAGCGCTCTACAGAAGATACTTTCAGATCCCCTTCTCACCGACGAATATGCAAAATTGGTTCGCGCTGATATAGTTCGCAGATCGAAGATCCTAGCCGATGGTGCAAAGAAGCGCGGCAACCTCGAGATGTTCGAAAAATACGCACGACTTTGCGATGAGTCGCTCTCGCCCAGTTCGTAA
- the dnaB gene encoding replicative DNA helicase, whose protein sequence is MSSVPEKRGPKLPPQNQEAEQSVIGAMLIDNDAINRVVEEVMPEDFYRPANRKIYEAIVELYQKNEPADLVTVTTKLKDSGSLEEVGGATYLASLVDAVPSSANVGFYARIVREKSVLRRLIEGASAIAERGYMDEGNVDDCVDAAEKIIFDIAQKRLKQGFTSVKEVVKDSFKAIEQLYERKELITGVPTGFKELDRLTCGFQKSDLIIIAGRPSMGKTAFALNICENAALNSGAVCAIFSLEMSKEQLVQRMLCSRAEVDASKLRGGFLSESDWPKLTRAAGLLSEAQIFIDDTPAINVLELRAKSRRLQKNHGLDMIVVDYLQLMRGVGRIESREREISEISRALKALAKELAVPVIALSQLNRGVEARQDKRPQLSDLRESGAIEQDADVIAFVYRDEMYNKESPDAGKAEILIGKQRNGPTGKTMLAFRGNITRFDDLARGMDDYMEPCTLVAGAPTEGENDPF, encoded by the coding sequence ATGTCATCCGTCCCGGAAAAGAGGGGGCCCAAGCTTCCCCCTCAGAACCAGGAAGCCGAGCAGTCCGTCATCGGAGCCATGCTCATCGACAACGATGCGATCAACCGCGTTGTCGAGGAGGTCATGCCGGAGGACTTCTACCGCCCTGCGAATCGTAAAATCTACGAGGCCATAGTAGAGCTCTATCAGAAAAACGAGCCCGCCGATCTCGTCACCGTCACCACTAAACTCAAGGATTCCGGTTCGCTCGAAGAGGTGGGCGGCGCGACCTATCTCGCATCCCTTGTCGATGCTGTTCCGAGTTCCGCCAACGTAGGTTTTTATGCCCGCATAGTTCGCGAGAAATCTGTTTTGCGGCGACTCATCGAGGGGGCATCGGCGATCGCCGAACGCGGGTATATGGACGAAGGGAATGTGGACGATTGCGTCGACGCAGCCGAAAAGATAATTTTCGACATCGCACAAAAGAGGCTCAAACAGGGTTTTACCAGCGTCAAGGAAGTCGTCAAAGACAGCTTCAAAGCTATCGAACAGCTCTACGAGCGCAAGGAACTTATCACAGGCGTTCCGACGGGCTTCAAAGAATTAGACAGGCTTACATGCGGTTTCCAGAAATCCGATCTAATCATAATAGCCGGTCGCCCCAGCATGGGTAAGACGGCATTTGCACTAAATATCTGCGAAAATGCGGCACTGAATTCCGGCGCCGTATGCGCGATCTTCTCGCTCGAAATGTCGAAGGAACAGCTCGTGCAGAGAATGCTCTGTTCTCGCGCCGAAGTCGATGCCTCGAAACTACGCGGCGGCTTTCTCAGCGAAAGCGACTGGCCGAAGCTCACCAGAGCAGCAGGACTTCTTTCGGAGGCTCAGATATTCATCGACGATACCCCGGCCATAAACGTGCTGGAGCTTCGCGCCAAGTCCAGGCGCCTGCAGAAAAATCACGGGCTGGATATGATCGTGGTGGATTATCTCCAGCTCATGCGCGGCGTCGGCCGAATAGAGAGCCGTGAGCGCGAGATTTCCGAAATTTCTCGCGCGCTGAAAGCACTCGCGAAGGAGCTCGCTGTTCCGGTAATTGCACTGTCGCAGCTAAATCGCGGCGTCGAAGCCAGACAGGACAAACGCCCTCAGCTATCTGACCTTCGCGAATCTGGAGCCATCGAACAGGATGCCGACGTAATCGCATTCGTCTATCGCGATGAGATGTACAATAAAGAGAGCCCCGACGCAGGCAAGGCAGAGATCCTGATCGGCAAACAGAGAAACGGCCCGACCGGGAAGACCATGCTCGCGTTCAGGGGAAATATCACACGCTTCGACGACCTCGCCCGCGGCATGGATGACTACATGGAACCGTGCACCCTAGTTGCAGGAGCCCCGACAGAGGGGGAAAATGATCCTTTTTAA
- a CDS encoding 50S ribosomal protein L9, with protein sequence MQVILYQDVPNLGRAGEIVKVKEGYGRNYLVPRKLAVIANPANIKELEHQKRIVSAKQAKLKKHAEEIASKMKDLSLTIAREAGEEEKLFGSVTSKDIIAALRNEGFIIDRRDLQLEAPIKQIGIYDIPVRLHAEVTGTVKVWVVKK encoded by the coding sequence ATGCAGGTGATTCTTTATCAGGATGTTCCGAATCTCGGCAGGGCGGGAGAGATCGTAAAAGTTAAAGAAGGATACGGAAGGAATTATCTTGTCCCCAGGAAGCTGGCTGTAATAGCCAACCCTGCCAATATCAAAGAGCTCGAACACCAGAAGCGCATAGTTTCGGCGAAGCAGGCAAAACTAAAAAAGCACGCCGAGGAAATAGCGTCCAAGATGAAGGACCTTTCGCTCACGATAGCCCGCGAGGCCGGCGAAGAGGAAAAACTCTTCGGCTCGGTCACATCCAAGGACATCATCGCTGCTTTGCGCAATGAGGGCTTCATCATCGACAGGCGCGATCTTCAACTCGAAGCTCCGATCAAACAGATCGGCATATACGATATCCCGGTGAGGCTTCACGCTGAGGTCACTGGAACAGTGAAGGTTTGGGTCGTTAAAAAGTAA
- a CDS encoding DUF2232 domain-containing protein, translating into MGDMIGTRIVLVAALAAAVLYLSGFLAVLTPLPILYVFSRLGRRAALKAGAIAILAAGSLYSLAVMKYGLDAASMVLPLPIIAFAKFLPPNCLIALGIFYLLSFIMIGGSIGDGFKKRVGIFKTGLSAMIAGSLPMVVAAAYCYAKAPAGMLLEVRAYFEQAVVSIAEINRSAGISGAPIDLLLDKSSEIASFALSIVPSIFFIYGLAVVAINMILGRRILIRRGMRGFGDFAKFRLPDALVWAVIANGTLFFANKYTTDSIMAGTVAVNGIISLLAMYFLQGIAVIAFVLRGIKKPALRMIVYIFIIFFFRTVSIAIVCVGLADVWINFRLKRLRGSADSA; encoded by the coding sequence ATGGGCGATATGATCGGCACAAGAATAGTTTTAGTGGCGGCGCTTGCCGCGGCGGTTTTGTATCTAAGCGGTTTTCTGGCGGTGCTTACTCCGCTGCCAATCCTTTATGTTTTTTCCAGGCTGGGGAGAAGGGCTGCATTGAAGGCGGGGGCCATCGCGATACTCGCAGCCGGCTCCCTCTATTCGTTAGCCGTGATGAAATATGGACTGGATGCCGCGTCGATGGTGCTTCCGCTTCCCATCATCGCCTTTGCCAAGTTCCTTCCGCCTAACTGCCTTATAGCTCTCGGCATTTTCTACCTCCTATCCTTTATAATGATAGGTGGGAGTATCGGAGATGGTTTTAAGAAGCGCGTCGGCATCTTCAAAACCGGCCTTTCGGCGATGATCGCCGGTTCGCTGCCTATGGTTGTTGCTGCGGCCTATTGCTACGCAAAGGCGCCGGCAGGGATGCTGCTCGAGGTGAGGGCTTATTTTGAGCAGGCTGTCGTTTCCATCGCAGAGATCAATCGCTCGGCCGGAATATCCGGTGCGCCGATAGACCTACTCTTGGACAAGAGTTCCGAGATCGCTTCCTTCGCCCTGTCGATCGTTCCGTCGATCTTTTTCATCTATGGGCTTGCGGTGGTTGCGATCAATATGATCCTTGGAAGGAGGATTCTCATCAGGAGGGGAATGAGGGGATTTGGCGACTTCGCCAAGTTTCGCCTTCCCGACGCGCTCGTTTGGGCGGTGATCGCCAACGGCACGCTCTTTTTTGCCAACAAGTACACGACCGATTCCATCATGGCGGGTACGGTAGCAGTAAACGGCATAATATCGCTTCTGGCGATGTACTTCCTGCAGGGGATAGCGGTAATCGCATTTGTTTTAAGGGGTATCAAAAAACCGGCATTGCGAATGATCGTTTACATTTTTATCATATTTTTTTTCAGGACGGTCAGCATAGCTATTGTATGCGTTGGTTTGGCTGACGTTTGGATAAACTTCAGATTAAAAAGACTGAGAGGCAGCGCCGACTCGGCGTAG
- a CDS encoding 30S ribosomal protein S18: protein MSRKEFGRGKERGRDKDKMKKKRNMIVRNKVCRFCADRKITIDYKDVRLLSPFITERGKIVARRISGNCAIHQREITTAIKRARIIALIPFTATQLPMA, encoded by the coding sequence ATGTCTAGAAAAGAATTTGGAAGAGGCAAGGAGAGAGGCAGAGACAAAGACAAGATGAAGAAGAAGCGGAATATGATCGTACGCAACAAGGTCTGCAGGTTTTGCGCCGACAGAAAGATCACCATAGACTACAAGGACGTCCGCCTTCTTTCCCCATTCATCACTGAGAGGGGCAAGATCGTCGCCCGTCGCATATCCGGCAACTGCGCGATTCATCAGCGCGAAATTACAACTGCGATCAAGAGAGCGAGGATAATCGCTCTTATACCCTTCACTGCCACACAGCTCCCGATGGCATGA
- the rpsF gene encoding 30S ribosomal protein S6, whose product MNEYETVVVTQPNTTESDHTKISSKLSSLIERGSGRLFYAKDMGQKTLAYPIKKQTKAVYTCFDYAGAGDVVQDFERALRIDENVLRFLTVVKNTNVDIEARAAEIVAKGEDISPAVEETATAPIVKNLDEGDSSEGDSSDDAEREE is encoded by the coding sequence ATGAACGAGTACGAAACCGTTGTAGTTACACAACCCAACACAACCGAGTCCGACCACACGAAGATCTCATCAAAGCTCTCTTCTCTGATCGAAAGGGGAAGCGGAAGGCTCTTCTATGCCAAGGATATGGGCCAAAAGACGCTAGCTTACCCGATCAAGAAGCAGACCAAAGCCGTCTACACCTGCTTCGATTATGCAGGGGCCGGAGATGTCGTCCAAGATTTCGAGCGCGCGCTTCGCATCGATGAAAACGTTTTGCGGTTTTTGACCGTGGTCAAAAACACAAACGTCGATATCGAAGCAAGGGCGGCCGAGATCGTGGCCAAAGGCGAGGATATCTCTCCAGCAGTGGAAGAAACTGCAACAGCTCCCATAGTCAAGAATCTCGATGAAGGCGATTCTTCAGAAGGCGATTCCAGTGACGATGCAGAGAGGGAGGAATAA
- a CDS encoding aminoacyl-tRNA hydrolase, whose amino-acid sequence MTVRLIVGLGNPGRSYSSHRHNIGFDVVDFLAGEMGVSIEKKSFGALLGEGSLNSEKVFLAKPQGYMNLSGESVAPIMGYYKISRNDLIVVHDDVDLELGRIKVSMGAGHGGHNGVRSIIDHLGNNDFFRIRAGVGRPPEHWDTADYVLAPFSPEEKKLAADVVKLATDAIKILIAEGLEAAQRKFH is encoded by the coding sequence ATAACCGTGAGGCTCATAGTCGGGCTTGGAAATCCGGGCCGGAGCTACTCATCGCATCGCCATAACATAGGCTTCGATGTGGTGGATTTTTTGGCCGGCGAGATGGGCGTTTCGATAGAGAAAAAATCTTTTGGCGCCCTGCTCGGCGAAGGTTCTTTGAATTCTGAAAAAGTTTTTCTGGCGAAGCCGCAGGGCTATATGAATCTTTCCGGCGAGTCGGTCGCTCCGATAATGGGGTATTACAAGATCAGCCGGAATGATCTGATAGTCGTCCACGACGATGTCGATTTGGAACTCGGGAGAATCAAGGTCTCCATGGGTGCAGGCCACGGAGGGCACAACGGCGTCCGTTCCATAATAGATCATCTGGGCAACAATGATTTTTTTCGGATCCGCGCGGGAGTTGGCCGTCCTCCTGAGCACTGGGATACGGCGGATTATGTCCTCGCTCCGTTTTCGCCTGAAGAAAAAAAGTTGGCCGCCGATGTAGTAAAGCTGGCGACCGATGCGATTAAAATTTTGATAGCCGAGGGGCTAGAAGCCGCTCAGCGAAAATTTCATTGA
- a CDS encoding 50S ribosomal protein L25, producing the protein MKRVALTAETREAGKGVSKKLRSDGQIPAVLYGRSIEPVSIVVNRKEVEAAVKGSQGTNILIDLSIKGGESGLARIRDYQADPFKREFLHLDFQAISITDKIEVEVPIEITGKSVGVKEGGVLEQMRRTLLVKALPDRIPASIALDITDLNIGDSVHADEIKLPEGVEYPSKMNYAVVAVVPPTKVEEVAAVTAAAPVEGAAAAPAEGAAAAAPAAAPAKEGTAEAKKE; encoded by the coding sequence ATGAAGAGGGTAGCTTTAACTGCAGAAACCAGGGAGGCCGGCAAGGGGGTTTCCAAAAAACTCAGGTCTGACGGGCAAATCCCGGCCGTGCTTTACGGCAGGTCAATAGAACCTGTCTCGATAGTCGTGAACAGGAAAGAGGTCGAGGCTGCCGTGAAGGGCTCACAGGGAACCAACATCCTGATCGACCTTTCGATCAAGGGTGGCGAGTCCGGACTTGCGAGAATCAGGGATTACCAGGCCGATCCGTTCAAGAGGGAGTTCCTGCATCTGGATTTTCAAGCGATCAGCATCACCGACAAGATCGAAGTGGAAGTCCCTATCGAGATCACCGGAAAGTCCGTAGGAGTCAAGGAGGGCGGAGTTCTCGAACAGATGCGCAGAACGCTTCTAGTCAAAGCCCTTCCCGACAGGATTCCTGCCAGCATCGCTCTCGACATTACCGACCTCAACATCGGAGACAGCGTACACGCGGATGAAATAAAGCTGCCGGAAGGCGTCGAATATCCTTCCAAGATGAACTATGCGGTGGTCGCAGTCGTGCCTCCAACCAAGGTCGAAGAGGTCGCCGCTGTCACCGCTGCCGCTCCCGTTGAGGGCGCTGCCGCCGCTCCTGCCGAGGGTGCCGCTGCTGCCGCCCCCGCCGCCGCCCCTGCGAAGGAAGGCACTGCTGAGGCGAAGAAGGAATAA
- a CDS encoding ribose-phosphate pyrophosphokinase: protein MFGNNNIKLITGNANRPLAEAIAQSLGQKLSAATVMHFSDGETWVEIQDNVRGADVFVIQPTCSPANEHLMELLIIIDALKRASADRITAVLPYYGYARQDRKVSPRTPISSKLVADLLTAAGADRVLTMDLHAGQIQGFFDIPVDHLFAKPVLLEYLSERFKGENIVVVSPDAGGAERARSFAKMLKSPMAMIDKRRAKPNESEVMNIIGSVEGFRAVIIDDIIDTGGSMVKAAQALVAKGATGVCACVTHPVLSGPAIDRINESVIDELIVTDSIPLTEKGRQCRKIKVLSVAGLLGEAIRRIHCADSVSLLFV, encoded by the coding sequence ATGTTCGGCAACAACAACATAAAGCTCATTACCGGGAATGCCAACAGGCCCTTAGCTGAGGCCATCGCACAATCGTTAGGACAAAAGCTTTCGGCGGCGACCGTCATGCATTTCTCCGACGGCGAAACCTGGGTCGAAATTCAGGATAACGTCCGCGGCGCAGATGTTTTTGTGATTCAACCAACCTGTTCTCCGGCCAATGAACATCTCATGGAGTTGCTGATAATAATCGACGCTCTGAAGCGCGCTTCGGCCGACAGGATCACGGCGGTACTTCCGTATTACGGCTATGCGAGGCAGGATAGAAAGGTCAGTCCGCGCACGCCGATAAGTTCGAAGCTAGTTGCAGATCTGCTGACCGCAGCCGGCGCAGACAGGGTGCTCACCATGGATCTCCACGCCGGTCAGATCCAGGGCTTCTTCGATATTCCGGTGGATCACCTGTTCGCGAAGCCGGTGCTGCTCGAGTACCTGTCGGAGAGATTCAAGGGTGAAAATATCGTGGTCGTTTCCCCCGACGCAGGCGGCGCGGAGAGAGCACGCTCATTCGCCAAGATGCTCAAGAGCCCGATGGCGATGATAGACAAACGCCGAGCGAAGCCAAATGAAAGCGAAGTGATGAATATAATCGGTTCCGTGGAAGGCTTCCGGGCCGTGATAATAGACGATATAATAGATACCGGCGGCTCGATGGTCAAAGCCGCCCAGGCTCTTGTGGCCAAGGGAGCCACGGGAGTTTGCGCTTGCGTAACTCATCCGGTTCTTTCCGGTCCTGCGATAGATAGAATAAACGAGTCGGTGATAGACGAACTCATAGTGACGGATTCGATCCCTCTTACAGAGAAGGGAAGACAGTGCAGGAAGATAAAGGTTCTCTCAGTGGCAGGCCTTCTTGGCGAGGCCATAAGAAGGATTCATTGCGCTGATTCAGTCTCACTTTTGTTTGTGTGA
- the spoVG gene encoding septation regulator SpoVG → MQITDVRVFPVEEEKLKGYATITFDDCFVIRDLKIISGTSGLFVAMPSKKRKDGTYRDVAHPLNSEMRNAIENKVLEAYRAAAESGAKPQAADSEQGDL, encoded by the coding sequence ATGCAGATCACCGATGTTCGCGTCTTCCCCGTCGAGGAGGAGAAGCTGAAAGGTTACGCGACGATCACGTTCGACGACTGTTTCGTCATCCGTGATCTCAAGATCATTTCAGGCACCAGCGGGCTCTTTGTGGCGATGCCGTCAAAAAAGAGAAAGGACGGCACATACAGGGATGTCGCCCATCCGCTCAACAGCGAGATGCGCAACGCCATCGAAAACAAGGTTCTCGAGGCGTATCGCGCAGCTGCCGAAAGCGGAGCAAAGCCGCAGGCCGCGGATTCCGAGCAAGGGGATCTCTGA
- a CDS encoding 4-(cytidine 5'-diphospho)-2-C-methyl-D-erythritol kinase: MKRIEVRAPAKVNTLLRVIGRRADGYHDLEMVMLPLSLADELTLEESSGGVDIVIDGQSDPGMQGEKNLASRAALAIREIFSISAGLKISLQKKIPVAAGLGGGSSDAAAVLRGLNEMWQLGLENSELAAIGSKLGADVPFFCYGGPAFVEGIGDVVTPYTSFPNISILMVNPNFAISTPWVYQQYDLQLTEKGSNARVRPHFQVFSDVVANLHNDLESVTIKAHSEIAEIKRLLVELGAAGAMMSGSGPTVFGVFENSKSRDSALAAMPENGWRLFAAEGVVPTKS; the protein is encoded by the coding sequence ATGAAGCGAATAGAGGTTAGGGCTCCGGCGAAGGTAAACACCCTCCTGCGCGTCATCGGCAGGCGGGCTGATGGCTATCACGATCTGGAGATGGTGATGCTCCCCCTTTCCCTCGCCGACGAGCTCACACTTGAGGAATCATCAGGAGGGGTCGATATAGTCATCGACGGCCAGAGCGATCCCGGAATGCAGGGGGAAAAAAATCTCGCCTCCCGCGCCGCGCTCGCCATCAGGGAGATATTCAGCATATCGGCGGGGCTCAAGATATCGCTGCAGAAAAAGATTCCGGTCGCTGCAGGGCTCGGCGGCGGCTCATCCGATGCAGCGGCGGTGCTTAGGGGGCTCAATGAGATGTGGCAGCTTGGCCTGGAAAACTCGGAGCTGGCGGCTATCGGTTCGAAGCTCGGAGCCGATGTGCCTTTTTTCTGTTATGGCGGACCGGCCTTTGTCGAGGGGATAGGAGATGTAGTAACGCCTTATACTTCCTTTCCTAACATATCAATTTTAATGGTAAATCCGAATTTCGCCATCTCGACCCCCTGGGTTTATCAGCAATATGATTTGCAGTTGACTGAAAAAGGGTCGAATGCTAGGGTCCGCCCGCATTTTCAGGTATTTAGCGATGTTGTTGCCAACCTCCACAACGATCTGGAATCGGTAACTATCAAAGCTCATTCTGAAATTGCCGAAATAAAAAGGCTTCTCGTCGAGTTGGGCGCGGCGGGCGCTATGATGTCGGGTAGCGGTCCGACCGTCTTTGGTGTGTTTGAAAATAGTAAGTCGAGAGACAGCGCGCTTGCGGCGATGCCAGAAAATGGCTGGCGCCTCTTCGCTGCTGAGGGAGTTGTGCCGACGAAGAGTTAG
- the glgA gene encoding glycogen synthase has protein sequence MKAVFFTNEFPPNVYGGAGVHVEYLSRELSKLIDVEVHCFGNQRLDTKNLRARGHDSKVSHDCSNPKFEKVLDAFTRNISMAACLKGVDIVHCHTWYSHLAGLIARQLHQVPMVLSTHSFEPSRPWKMEQLGNAYHLSSWVERCAMEQSDGIIAVSDGMKKDAVKFFDVDPKKIEVIYNGIDPDEYRFKENKDALEKYGIDKNIPYVLFVGRITRQKGIIHLVNAIEHMNRDVQIVLCAGAPDTPEISKEMRDAVEKAKQRHPRILWIEEMVPKKDVIELYGHAAVFCCPSVYEPFGIINLEAMSCETAVVASAVGGIPEIVVNGETGYLVPFVPAAASSGEPADPAKFSRDLAVKVNELLADEDKRDRFGKAGRKRVEDVFSWRSIAKTTADYYEGVVKKFRSKK, from the coding sequence ATGAAAGCAGTTTTTTTTACCAATGAATTTCCGCCTAATGTCTACGGCGGAGCCGGCGTTCATGTCGAATACTTGAGCAGGGAGCTTTCAAAATTGATCGATGTGGAAGTCCATTGTTTCGGAAACCAACGGCTCGACACGAAAAATCTCAGGGCGCGCGGGCATGACTCCAAAGTTTCGCATGATTGTTCTAACCCGAAATTCGAAAAGGTACTCGACGCCTTTACGCGCAACATCAGCATGGCGGCATGTCTCAAAGGGGTCGATATCGTGCACTGCCACACGTGGTATTCGCATCTGGCCGGCCTCATCGCACGGCAGCTTCATCAGGTTCCTATGGTGCTTTCCACTCACAGCTTCGAACCTTCGCGTCCCTGGAAGATGGAACAGTTGGGAAACGCGTATCACTTAAGCAGCTGGGTCGAGCGCTGCGCGATGGAACAGTCCGATGGAATAATCGCCGTGTCGGATGGGATGAAGAAGGACGCCGTAAAATTCTTCGATGTGGATCCGAAAAAAATAGAAGTCATCTATAACGGCATAGATCCTGATGAATACAGATTCAAGGAGAACAAGGATGCGCTCGAGAAATACGGAATAGATAAAAATATTCCTTATGTTCTTTTCGTCGGCAGGATTACCAGACAAAAAGGGATCATCCACCTGGTAAACGCGATAGAGCACATGAACAGGGATGTTCAGATAGTGCTTTGCGCCGGGGCTCCCGATACCCCGGAGATTTCCAAGGAGATGCGCGATGCGGTCGAGAAAGCGAAGCAGAGACATCCGAGGATTCTCTGGATAGAGGAGATGGTCCCCAAAAAGGACGTCATAGAGCTCTATGGGCATGCCGCCGTTTTTTGCTGTCCCTCGGTCTATGAGCCCTTCGGCATCATCAACCTCGAGGCGATGTCCTGCGAGACGGCGGTTGTGGCAAGCGCGGTCGGTGGAATTCCTGAAATCGTCGTGAACGGCGAAACAGGATATCTCGTTCCTTTTGTTCCGGCAGCAGCCTCCTCGGGCGAGCCCGCCGATCCTGCGAAGTTTTCGCGCGACCTTGCCGTGAAGGTCAACGAGCTGCTGGCCGATGAGGATAAGAGGGATCGTTTCGGGAAGGCCGGCCGCAAGCGCGTTGAGGATGTCTTCAGTTGGAGATCCATCGCGAAGACCACCGCGGATTACTACGAAGGCGTCGTGAAAAAATTCAGATCGAAGAAATGA